ATTACCAGCCTGGAGCAAGGGCAGATGCGGGAGCTAGAAGAGGGGGGCATCGCATACGAAGGGACGACTCTGTTGCTCGGCAGTGAATTAGAAATCAGAGAGCCAGACATGGGGCCGGCCCATCTGCTCGTATTTTTCCCGTATCTCGAGACGATGCGCTCATTCACAGAATGGTTGAAGCCCAGAATGAAGAACGTGCAGCTTAGCTCGCAGCGGGTGTATGTCCCTGCCCGAGAACTGCAGGAGGAAGTATATAAGCGGGGCGGAATGGTGATCCCTGCGCATATTTTCACGCCGCATCGGAGTATATATGGAAGCTGTGCGCCGCGGATTTCTGATGTGCTCGATCCCCGATGGATCAGTGCAGTTGAGCTTGGTCTGAGCGCCGATTCAGAGATGGCTGGGTTGATCAGTGAGTTGGATAATTACACGATCTTAACTAACTCAGATGCACATTCCTTGGGCAAGATTGGTAGGGAGTACAATAAAATGATTCTGCAGGCCCCGACTTACCGTGAGTTTGAACGGGCACTTCGTGGCAAGGACGGCAGAAAGGTTGCGGGCAATTATGGTCTCAACCCCCGGCTTGGGAAGTATCATCGGACTTACTGCAGCAACTGCAACTATATTATTGATGAGGCGGAAGTATCGGTGGATCGCTGTCCTTATTGCGGCAGTACTAAGCTCGTACGTGGTGTTCTGGACCGGATTCTGTCGATCGCCGACCGTAGAGAATCGAGTATACCGACGTGCCGGCCGCCGTATCATTATCAGGTCCCGCTGGAATTTATCCCGGGCTTGGGACCGTCGAAGCTTAATCAACTGTTGGCGGTGTTCGGTACGGAAATGAATATTTTGCATCACGTCTCGAAGGCGCAGTTGTCTGGCGTAGTTGGCGAGGAATTAGCGGATAAAATATGCTCTGCCCGTGCCGGGACATTACATCTTCAGGCAGGCGGTGGAGGGATATACGGCAAGGTTTTGAAAGAATAGCAGGACAGGCTGGAACTTAAGCATAAGGGAGCGGGCTTCTTCATAGCTTGTATTATCAGGATTCTCAAGGCTATATCTTGAATCCTCAGAGATATTGAAGCTGATTAGAAGGAGGCTCCCTATGCTGCAACCAATTCGTCATTCATTACGGGATCAGACACCATTATATGTATTTGTCAGTGTATTATTTTTGATGGGGGTTGTATTCGGCGCA
The window above is part of the Paenibacillus lutimineralis genome. Proteins encoded here:
- a CDS encoding endonuclease Q family protein; this translates as MNNPNLSSYFADFHIHIGRTEAGAPVKISGSRNLTFANIAKEAAERKGIQLVGIIDCHSPGVQADIITSLEQGQMRELEEGGIAYEGTTLLLGSELEIREPDMGPAHLLVFFPYLETMRSFTEWLKPRMKNVQLSSQRVYVPARELQEEVYKRGGMVIPAHIFTPHRSIYGSCAPRISDVLDPRWISAVELGLSADSEMAGLISELDNYTILTNSDAHSLGKIGREYNKMILQAPTYREFERALRGKDGRKVAGNYGLNPRLGKYHRTYCSNCNYIIDEAEVSVDRCPYCGSTKLVRGVLDRILSIADRRESSIPTCRPPYHYQVPLEFIPGLGPSKLNQLLAVFGTEMNILHHVSKAQLSGVVGEELADKICSARAGTLHLQAGGGGIYGKVLKE